A genomic stretch from Theobroma cacao cultivar B97-61/B2 chromosome 4, Criollo_cocoa_genome_V2, whole genome shotgun sequence includes:
- the LOC18602317 gene encoding putative disease resistance protein RGA3, translating to MAEALLSFAIRATLSKVISIAGEQINLAWGFKKGLARLLDSLTMIQAVLQDADGRQVRDKAVRLWLERLRDIAYEADDVLDEFAYEILRRKVKYQNQLGTKVCYFHFYKPVTFSFKIANKIKKINESLIQIKSDAAGFGLRVGTVDGVPQISRDYETDSILDSEVVGRKDDVSKIVDMLISLSGQQAISVISIVGMAGIGKTTLAKSVCKVVEEKNIFDAVMWVCLSDNFSDQKILGGMLESLDRGAGGLSNINAIIQNLRKELEGQRFLLVLDDVWNEDREKWVRLRSRLSKINNNANSIVVTTRSQNVASIMETFAWHTHHLEKLSDDDCWSIIKERAFGKTGELVSSELEDIGRAIAKRCGGVPLVASILGGTMGFKLEKDAWLSIKNSDAWKLKNNNEVLPTLKLSFDNLPYSLKQCFAYCSIFPKDHEIERDQLIQLWMAQGFLQPSEESSPCDRSLALMEDIGNKYFNDLLSNSLFQDAERDMYGNITTCKMHDLVHDLALYVSKSETVTLKTDCVGDFSRVHHLNVISEGEMVPEVSRATKQKLHSLFSKFDIFHNLSGDFKSLRVLNFEGAYIEELPASLGSLRHLRYFDISWTNIRAIPESITKLYNLQTLRFMCCFCLQNLPKEMRDLVSLRHIFFNDPMLMPVEIGQLTCLQTLPLFSVGREMGNQIEELGCLSQLRGELKISNLEYVRDKDEARGAKLQEKTKIYKLEFVWQSHREGLNNDEDVLEGLQPHLNLKSLTITGYAGDNFPSWISTKAQIVGDSLLLNNLVNLNLINCRKCQNIPTIGQLRNLKVLTIDGLENVKYIGIEFYLNDSMCGGQEALSLFPALRKFTLKEMSNLEEWVEEVEAAMIGRAQVLVFPCLEELIIWRCPKLKSVPIMSGYSCLQKLDIRWCEQLSFIGDGLSASTCLKELSIWECSSLMSIPGMNMLCSLTKLEISGCGGLTCLPSGLCSCTCLEVLRISNCPKLISLPEDLGKLHSLRSLGITFCGKLTSIPASLCHLTQLKVLRIGGFLEKLEEFPGFGSIQSLNLSLEDLRLYGWEKLKALPYQLQYLTSLTSLDIRDFNEVEAMPMWLGNLSSLRELEFRRCKNLMHVPPLETMQHLTKLQTLRLYDCPKLKERCAEDSRHEWSKISHIPNIIIDDALVQSRED from the coding sequence ATGGCTGAAGCTTTGCTCAGTTTTGCTATAAGGGCAACATTATCCAAGGTGATCTCTATTGCCGGTGAACAGATCAATCTCGCCTGGGGTTTCAAGAAAGGGCTGGCAAGGCTTCTTGACTCACTTACTATGATCCAGGCTGTGCTGCAGGATGCGGATGGAAGGCAAGTGAGGGACAAGGCTGTGCGACTTTGGCTGGAGAGGCTCAGAGATATTGCTTATGAGGCTGATGATGTGCTCGACGAGTTTGCTTATGAAATTCTCAGAAGGAAGGTAAAATATCAGAACCAGCTGGGGACAAAGGTCTGCTACTTTCATTTCTACAAGCCTGTgacattttctttcaaaattgctaataaaattaagaagataAATGAATctctaattcaaataaaatctGATGCGGCTGGTTTTGGACTTAGAGTTGGAACTGTAGACGGGGTTCCCCAAATTAGCCGAGACTATGAGACTGATTCCATCCTTGATTCAGAAGTTGTAGGAAGGAAAGATGATGTCTCCAAGATTGTGGACATGTTGATTAGCTTAAGTGGCCAACAAGCTATTTCTGTCATTTCTATAGTGGGTATGGCAGGCATTGGAAAGACAACTTTGGCAAAATCAGTGTGCAAAGTAGtagaagagaaaaatatatttgatgcGGTAATGTGGGTATGTTTATCTGATAATTTTAGTGACCAAAAGATTTTAGGGGGAATGTTGGAATCCCTTGATAGAGGTGCAGGAGGATTGAGTAATATTAATGCAATAATTCAAAACCTTAGAAAAGAGCTGGAAGGGCAAAGATTCCTTTTAGTTCTTGATGATGTATGGAATGAGGATCGTGAGAAATGGGTTAGATTGAGGAGTCGTTTATCAAAGATTAATAATAATGCAAACAGTATTGTTGTCACAACACGTAGTCAAAATGTGGCATCCATAATGGAGACATTTGCATGGCATACGCATCACCTAGAAAAGTTATCAGATGATGATTGTTGGTCAATTATCAAGGAAAGAGCATTTGGTAAAACAGGAGAGTTGGTGAGTTCAGAATTGGAGGACATTGGGAGGGCAATTGCAAAAAGATGTGGTGGTGTGCCCCTTGTTGCAAGCATTTTAGGAGGAACTATGGGCTttaaattggaaaaagatGCATGGTTGTCGATTAAAAATAGTGATGCTTGGAAGTTAAAAAACAACAATGAAGTTTTACCTACTTTGAAGTTGAGTTTTGATAATTTGCCTTATAGTTTGAAACAATGTTTTGCATAttgttcaattttcccaaaagaTCATGAGATTGAAAGGGATCAACTGATTCAGCTTTGGATGGCTCAAGGGTTTCTTCAGCCATCTGAAGAAAGTAGTCCCTGTGACAGAAGTCTTGCGCTGATGGAGGATATTGGAAACAAGTACTTCAATGACTTATTGTCGAACTCTTTATTTCAAGATGCAGAAAGGGATATGTACGGCAATATTACAACTTGCAAAATGCATGATTTAGTTCATGACCTTGCACTGTATGTTTCAAAATCTGAAACAGTGACCTTGAAGACTGATTGTGTAGGTGATTTTTCTCGTGTTCATCATCTGAACGTCATTAGTGAGGGAGAAATGGTGCCAGAAGTTTCCAGAGCTACTAAGCAGAAATTGCACTCTTTGTTTTCAAAGTTTGATATCTTCCATAACCTTTCAGGTGACTTTAAAAGTTTACGAGTTCTGAATTTTGAGGGTGCTTATATTGAAGAGTTGCCTGCTTCACTTGGAAGTTTAAGGCACTTGAGGTACTTTGACATCTCCTGGACCAACATCAGAGCAATACCCGAATCCATCACTAAGCTTTATAATCTGCAGACATTAAGATTCATGTGCTGCTTTTGCCTTCAAAATCTCCCTAAAGAAATGAGAGATTTAGTTAGCTTGAGGCacatttttttcaatgatCCAATGCTTATGCCTGTGGAGATTGGGCAGTTAACCTGTCTTCAGACGTTGCCATTATTTTCTGTGGGTAGAGAAATGGGAAATCAAATTGAAGAATTGGGATGCTTAAGCCAACTGAGAGGAGAGTTAAAGATATCTAATCTTGAGTATGTTAGAGACAAAGACGAAGCCAGAGGAGCTAAACTccaagaaaagacaaaaatatacaAGTTGGAATTTGTCTGGCAGTCTCATAGAGAAGGGCTGAATAATGATGAAGATGTGTTGGAAGGTCTTCAGCCTCacttgaatttgaaaagttTAACTATTACGGGTTATGCAGGAGACAACTTTCCATCATGGATATCGACAAAGGCACAGATTGTTGGTGATTCACTTTTGCTCAACAATTTGGTGAATTTAAACTTAATCAATTGCAGGAAATGCCAAAACATTCCAACCATTGGGCAACTGCGCAATCTTAAAGTTCTTACAATCGATGGATTGGAGAACGTGAAGTACATTGGTATTGAATTTTATCTTAATGACAGTATGTGTGGTGGGCAGGAGGCTTTGTCACTGTTCCCAGCATTGAGAAAATTCACTTTGAAGGAGATGAGCAACCTAGAGGAATGGGTGGAAGAGGTGGAGGCAGCAATGATTGGAAGAGCACAGGTGTTGGTGTTTCCTTGCCTTGAGGAGTTGATTATTTGGAGGTGTCCAAAGTTGAAAAGTGTTCCAATAATGAGTGGATATTCATGTCTTCAGAAGCTTGATATTAGATGGTGTGAGCAATTGAGTTTTATAGGAGATGGTCTATCTGCGTCCACATGTCTCAAAGAATTATCTATATGGGAATGCTCTAGTCTGATGTCCATTCCCGGCATGAATATGCTCTGCTCTCTTACAAAACTAGAAATTTCTGGATGTGGAGGGTTAACATGCCTGCCAAGTGGGCTGTGCTCATGCACTTGTCTTGAAGTTTTGAGGATAAGCAACTGCCCCAAGTTGATCTCTCTTCCAGAAGATCTAGGTAAATTGCATTCTCTCCGCTCTTTAGGAATCACATTTTGTGGAAAATTGACATCCATTCCAGCTAGTCTATGCCACCTCACACAGTTGAAGGTGTTGAGGATTGGTGGTTTTTTGGAAAAACTGGAGGAATTCCCTGGTTTTGGTTCCATCCAGAGCCTCAATTTGTCCCTTGAAGATTTGCGGTTATATGGGTGGGAAAAACTAAAGGCTCTACCGTATCAACTTCAATACCTCACTTCCCTTACATCTTTGGACATAAGGGACTTCAATGAAGTGGAAGCTATGCCAATGTGGCTGGGAAACCTCTCATCTCTTCGAGAACTTGAATTCCGGAGATGCAAGAATCTGATGCATGTTCCTCCTCTAGAAACCATGCAGCACCTGACCAAATTACAGACACTGAGGCTTTATGATTGTCCCAAGTTGAAGGAAAGATGTGCTGAGGATAGCAGACATGAGTGGTCCAAGATTTCCCATATTCCAAATATCATAATAGATGATGCATTAGTCCAGTCTCGAGAAGATTGA